A window of Mangifera indica cultivar Alphonso chromosome 11, CATAS_Mindica_2.1, whole genome shotgun sequence contains these coding sequences:
- the LOC123229537 gene encoding protein NPGR1, with product MLCACSGEQFKFEDAPQSPESLATRDFSANGFSSRATGDWDSKLEDIQVDEAESTLKEALSLNYEEARALLGRLEYQKGNFDAALQVFQGIDIINLIPKMTKAIVERTRPRKPRSKGDKGDVVPLGVMSMHSVSLLLEAILLKAKSLEELGHCKEAAKECKIILDVAESALPKGMPEGIGVDCKLQEILHKTMELLPHLWIKAGFLEEAIIAYRQALLKPWKLDPQKLAIVQKDLAATLLYGGVDAILPTEVQEWGPTVPKNNIQEAILLLLILMEKVAYKEIKWDAEIMDHLTYALSVTGQCELLAEYLEQAFPGVYNRAERWYFLALCYSAAGQDETALNLLKKIFGHSEAKHKPHIPAFLLGAKLCSQDPKHAHKGIKFARLVIDCTSHENERFICQAQNFLGICYGNAARKCTSDSERVFFQKESLNSLNSAFLNGKEDPETMYYLGLEHAVQRNLDMAFDNALMFSDAVVGNTVKGWKLLALILSAKQRLKDAETIVDFAFDEAGKMDQLELLRLKAVLQIAQEHPKQAIETYRMLLAMIQAQRELHSKNLDEAKYFGSEVLTGKNLEIAAWQDLSAIYLKLESWADAELCQEKAKSIEFYSPSGWHRTGMLLEAQSLHKEALVSFTISLSIEPDYVPSIVSTAEILMKLGGQSLPIARSFLMNALRLDPTNHDAWMNLGLISKMEGSLQQAADYFQAAYELKQSTPVQSFV from the exons ATGTTGTGTGCATGTTCCGGTGAGCAGTTCAAATTCGAAGACGCACCACAGTCACCCGAGTCTTTGGCTACGAGAGATTTCTCGGCGAATGGCTTCTCTTCAAGGGCTACGGGAGATTGGGACTCTAAACTTGAGGATATTCAAGTGGATGAAGCTGAATCAACTCTCAAAGAAGCTCTTTCCCTTAACTATGAA GAAGCACGGGCCCTGTTGGGGAGACTTGAGTACCAGAAAGGGAATTTTGATGCTGCACTCCAGGTATTCCAGGGTATtgacattataaatttaatcccAAAAATGACCAAAGCTATTGTTGAGAGGACTCGGCCCCGAAAGCCACGTTCCAAGGGTGATAAAGGTGATGTTGTGCCTCTTGGGGTAATGTCAATGCATTCTGTGAGCTTACTTCTGGAAGCTATCTTACTCAAAGCAAAATCACTGGAAGAGCTTGGGCATTGTAAAG AGGCTGCAAAGGAGTGCAAAATAATTCTGGACGTAGCTGAATCAGCCCTACCTAAGGGAATGCCTGAGGGCATTGGTGTTGACTGCAAGTTGCAGGAGATTTTGCACAAAACAATGGAGTTGCTCCCACATCTGTGGATAAAGGCAGGCTTTCTTGAAGAAGCTATCATTGCATATCGCCAGGCTTTGCTCAAGCCCTGGAAGTTAGATCCCCAGAAGTTAGCAATTGTGCAGAAAGACTTAGCTGCTACGTTACTCTATGGAGGTGTTGATGCAATCCTTCCCACTGAAGTCCAGGAATGGGGTCCAACGGTCCCTAAAAACAACATTCAGGAAGCAATCTTATTGCTGTTGATACTCATGGAAAAAGTGGCATATAAGGAAATAAAATGGGATGCAGAAATTATGGATCATCTGACTTACGCACTCTCAGTTACTGGACAGTGTGAGTTGTTAGCAGAGTATTTGGAGCAGGCTTTTCCAGGTGTCTACAATCGAGCCGAGAGATGGTACTTTCTGGCTCTTTGTTATAGTGCCGCAGGCCAGGATGAAACAGCTCTGAACCTGCTAAAGAAGATTTTTGGTCATTCTGAAGCAAAGCATAAACCTCATATCCCCGCTTTTTTGTTGGGGGCAAAATTGTGTTCCCAGGATCCAAAGCATGCTCACAAAGGGATAAAGTTTGCTCGTCTAGTAATTGATTGTACTAGTCATGAAAATGAGCGTTTTATTTGTCAAGCTCAAAATTTTCTTGGCATTTGTTATGGAAATGCAGCAAGAAAGTGTACATCAGATTCAGAAAGAGTTTTCTTTCAGAAGGAGTCTTTGAACAGTCTAAATAGTGCTTTTCTGAATGGGAAGGAGGACCCAGAAACGATGTATTATCTTGGGCTGGAACATGCAGTGCAAAGGAATTTAGATATGGCTTTTGACAATGCACTTATGTTCTCTGATGCAGTAGTTGGAAATACAGTGAAAGGCTGGAAGCTATTAGCACTTATATTATCTGCAAAACAGCGACTAAAGGATGCTGAAACCATCGTCGATTTCGCTTTTGATGAGGCTGGGAAAATGGATCAGTTAGAACTTCTTAGATTAAAAGCTGTCCTTCAAATTGCTCAGGAGCATCCCAAGCAAGCAATAGAAACCTACAGAATGTTGCTTGCAATGATTCAAGCACAAAGAGAGCTTCATTCCAAGAATTTAGATGAAGCAAAGTACTTTGGTTCTGAG GTATTAACAggaaaaaatttggaaattgcAGCTTGGCAGGATTTGTCTGCGATTTATTTGAAACTTGAATCATGGGCTGACGCTGAACTTTGTCAAGAAAAAGCCAAGTCGATTGAATTTTATTCTCCCAGCGGTTGGCATAGAACAG GCATGCTGCTCGAAGCTCAATCACTGCACAAAGAAGCTCTTGTTTCCTTCACAATTTCACTGTCTATAGAACCAGATTATGTACCCAGTATTGTTTCAACGGCTGAAATACTGATGAAACTTGGTGGCCAATCTCTCCCAATTGCCAGAAGCTTTTTAATGAACGCCTTAAGGTTAGATCCTACAAATCATGATGCTTGGATGAACCTTGGACTGATTTCGAAAATGGAAGGCTCTTTACAGCAAGCGGCAGACTATTTTCAAGCTGCATATGAGCTAAAGCAGTCAACTCCTGTTCAAAGCTTCGTGTGA